The proteins below come from a single Diadema setosum chromosome 21, eeDiaSeto1, whole genome shotgun sequence genomic window:
- the LOC140244480 gene encoding 2-Hydroxyacid oxidase 1-like — MAYVDEDLQKALSSGDEFLWAYSLSQLNSSVTWSSIRWLKSITDLPVVVKGILSGDMAREAVAAGADAILVSAHGARQPDGVITPLDALPEVVEAVRDTNTEVYLDGGIRTGMDAFRAIALGARAVFIGRPQLWGLASGGQQGVEEILDIIKDEFSRTMALTGCASISDIQSSLLVSESQLKSKL; from the exons ATGGCGTATGTGGATGAAGACCTGCAGAAAGCCTTATCTTCGGGAGACGAATTCCTCTGGGCATACAGCCTCAGTCAGCTAAACAGTTCGGTCACGTGGTCCAGCATCAGATGGCTTAAGAGCATCACCGACCTTCCCGTCGTGGTCAAGGGTATATTAAGCG GTGACATGGCAAGAGAGGCGGTAGCAGCAGGCGCAGATGCCATCCTCGTGTCAGCCCACGGAGCGAGGCAACCCGATGGCGTCATTACCCCG CTGGATGCCCTACCTGAAGTTGTCGAGGCGGTGCGTGACACGAATACCGAGGTCTACCTCGACGGGGGGATTCGAACCGGGATGGACGCGTTTCGGGCCATCGCCCTCGGAGCCAGGGCGGTCTTCATCGGTCGGCCTCAGCTTTGGGGATTGGCCAGTGGG GGCCAGCAAGGAGTAGAGGAAATCCTTGATATCATTAAAGATGAATTTAGTAGAACCATGGCACTGACTG gaTGTGCCTCCATAAGTGATATACAGTCGTCGCTTTTGGTCTCGGAGTCGCAACTGAAATCCAAACTCTAg